CCGTGCGTGCTTTTTTAGATACTCCGGTCAGCACCGAGCTGCTCAAAGATATTTTAACCGTTGCGAGTCGTGCACCTTCAGGAACCAATATCCAGCCCTGGAAAGTGTATGTGCTGACAGGCAAAAAGCGGGATGAACTGGTACAACGGGTGTGTCAGGCGCAAATCGAATTACAGGCCAATCCTGCGCTAGCAGAACACTATGGCGAAACTTTTTCCTATTATCCGCAGCAATGGTTTTCGCCTTTTATAGAACGTCGTCGTGAAAATGGCTGGGGCTTATATGGCCTGCTCAACATTCAAAAAGGCGAAAAAGAGAAGATGGCTCGTCAACAGCTGCGAAATTATGAACTGTTTGATGCACCGGTAGGGCTCTTCTTTACTTTACATAAGGCGCTGGGCATCGGCTCTAAAATGGATGTTTCCATGATGATCCAAAATGTCATGATTGCCGCCAAAACGCGTGGCCTAGATACCTGTCCACAGGCTGCCTGGAATCCTTTTAATCAGCTTGTGCTGGAAGTGGTCGGTGCAGGACAAGAGGAAGAACTGATTTGTGGCATGGCGCTGGGTTATGCCGACCCTGATCATATTATCAATAGCTATATCACCCCGCGTGTTCCGGTAGAAGAATTCGCAGTATTTTTAAATCACTGATTAAGAAGTTTTACTTTACTCAAAAAGCCAGGGACAAAGCCCTTGGCTTTTTTTATACTCCACCGCTTTAATGCTTTCTTTAGGCTCGATTGCTCAGGCTAATTTAAACTGCATCCGTATTGCAATACAGACCAGCAAGGTCATCACCAAAGCCATATTCAATAATGCATTCCAGAGTAAAAAGTTGAGCAAAACCCCACCCAACAAGCCGCAGGTAAATTGCATACTGCCGATAATGGCACTGGCGGTGCCCGCTCGCGCGCCCTGTTCGGACATGGCCAGTGCCATCGCATTGGGACCGGTAAAACCCACTGCCGCCACGACCAAAAACAGGGCGACCAGAACGGGAATGACTGACTGAGTATCCAGCAGCCCCATAATGAGTAAAGCACTCACCCCAAGGGCTTGTAGCCACAGTCCTAGTTGAAGTCGTCCCCGTATCGTGAAACGTCCCACCAGATGTTTATTAAGCGCTGAAGATAACATGATACCCATCGCATTTACTCCAAATGCATAGGCAAACTGCTGTTCACTCAGCTGGTAACGGTCCATAAAAATAGCCGAAGAGGCACTGATATAACTAAACATGATGCCACCCGACAGACAGCCTACCAGCATTGGATGCCGGAAACTCTCATCCTGGAAAATGGCACGGTACAGACTTAATACCTGCTGAAAGTTCAGTTTCAGCTGCTGTTCCGGCTTTAGCGTTTCTTCAAACAGAAAATGTACGCAAGCCAGCATAAACAGGCCACTCATCATGAGGACCACAAAGATCATGTGCCAATCATAAAAAATTAAAACCCAAGCGCCCAAGCTGGGTGCAATAATCGGTGCGATGCTGGTCACAATCATCATGCTGGCAAAAGCTTGA
The nucleotide sequence above comes from Acinetobacter sp. 10FS3-1. Encoded proteins:
- a CDS encoding nitroreductase, coding for MDQNLVRAVDQTIRSRHSVRAFLDTPVSTELLKDILTVASRAPSGTNIQPWKVYVLTGKKRDELVQRVCQAQIELQANPALAEHYGETFSYYPQQWFSPFIERRRENGWGLYGLLNIQKGEKEKMARQQLRNYELFDAPVGLFFTLHKALGIGSKMDVSMMIQNVMIAAKTRGLDTCPQAAWNPFNQLVLEVVGAGQEEELICGMALGYADPDHIINSYITPRVPVEEFAVFLNH
- a CDS encoding multidrug effflux MFS transporter, which translates into the protein MNSSNTVQQPYRMSWIILLASLTALGPLSIDMYLSALPEMAADFGVSTQMVANSLPAYFLGLALGQLIYGPISDRVGRKPPLYFGLCLYIVASVLCIFAQNEWSLIAARILQALGGCVGVVMVRAAIRDRLDMQSAAQAFASMMIVTSIAPIIAPSLGAWVLIFYDWHMIFVVLMMSGLFMLACVHFLFEETLKPEQQLKLNFQQVLSLYRAIFQDESFRHPMLVGCLSGGIMFSYISASSAIFMDRYQLSEQQFAYAFGVNAMGIMLSSALNKHLVGRFTIRGRLQLGLWLQALGVSALLIMGLLDTQSVIPVLVALFLVVAAVGFTGPNAMALAMSEQGARAGTASAIIGSMQFTCGLLGGVLLNFLLWNALLNMALVMTLLVCIAIRMQFKLA